One Falco biarmicus isolate bFalBia1 chromosome 13, bFalBia1.pri, whole genome shotgun sequence genomic region harbors:
- the AADAC gene encoding arylacetamide deacetylase isoform X1 translates to MGAKLLCLFLASVLLAYYVYTPIPEDFEEPWKLMLITASFRAIGHLAEVADRLGLMHYMEVLMLITAAEYVAPMSDENVTVIDTEFSNIAVRLYLPQKASDGLRRAVIYFHGGGWCLGQAGMKSYDHLTRWTSNRLNAVVVSVSYRLAPKYHFPVQFEDVYSVTKFFLQSSILSQYEVDPERVCVAGDSAGGNLAAAVAQQLLEDTEVETKLKAQALIYPALQTLDLNLPSYQENKNKLILPKSLMVKFWSEYFTSDSSLREAMASNRHVPVESSHLFQFVNWSNLLPEELKKDHVYSSPTYGSSELAQKYPGFLDRRAAPLLVSDAQLHRLPLTYILTCEHDVLRDDGVMYARRLQAAGVPVTHDHIKDAFHGAIMFVSGPAELAVGHRLLNRYIEWLNENL, encoded by the exons ATGGGAGCCAAgctgctctgcctcttccttGCCTCTGTCCTCCTTGCTTACTATGTCTACACCCCCATCCCTGAGGACTTTGAGGAGCCCTGGAAACTGATGCTCATCACGGCTAGCTTCAGGGCCATAGGGCATCTG GCTGAGGTTGCTGATCGGCTGGGTCTGATGCACTACATGGAAGTTCTGATGCTGATCACAGCTGCAGAGTACGTTGCGCCCATGTCTGATGAAAACGTTACAGTGATAGACACAGAGTTCAGCAACATTGCTGTCCGTCTGTACCTGCCCCAAAAGGCGTCTGATGGGCTGAGAAGGGCAGTCATCTACTTCCATGGTGGAGGATGGTGCCTAGGACAGGCAG GCATGAAATCCTATGATCATCTGACAAGGTGGACTTCAAACAGGCTAAATGCTGTCGTGGTATCAGTCAG TTACAGGTTGGCACCTAAATACCATTTTCCTGTTCAGTTTGAAGATGTGTATTCCGTAACGAAGTTCTTCCTCCAGAGCAGCATCCTCTCCCAGTATGAGGTGGACCCAGAGCGGGTCTGTGTTGCAGGAGACAGTGCAGGTGGCAATTTagctgcagctgtggcacaACAg CTGTTAGAGGACACTGAAGTGGAAACTAAACTCAAAGCCCAAGCTTTGATTTACCCTGCTCTTCAAACCCTTGACCTAAATTTGCCGTCttaccaagaaaacaaaaacaagctcATTTTACCCAAGTCACTCATGGTCAAGTTCTGGAGTGAGTATTTTACTTCTGATTCATCCCTCAGGGAAGCGATGGCCTCCAACAGGCATGTCCCGGTCGAATCGAGCCACTTGTTTCAGTTTGTAAACTGGAGCAATTTGCTGCCTGAAGAGCTGAAGAAAGATCATGTTTACAGCAGTCCCACCTATGGCAGCTCTGAGCTTGCACAGAAGTACCCAGGATTTCTGGATCGGAGGGCAGCCCCATTGCTGGTGAGTGATGCCCAGCTGCACCGGCTGCCCCTCACCTATATCCTCACCTGCGAGCACGACGTTTTACGGGACGATGGAGTCATGTATGCCAGGCGCCTCCAGGCAGCAGGTGTTCCTGTCACACACGATCACATCAAGGACGCCTTTCATGGAGCGATCATGTTTGTCTCTGGTCCAGCGGAGCTAGCTGTAGGGCACCGGTTGTTGAACAGATATATTGAGTGGTTAAACGAGAATCTATGA
- the AADAC gene encoding arylacetamide deacetylase isoform X2 → MHYMEVLMLITAAEYVAPMSDENVTVIDTEFSNIAVRLYLPQKASDGLRRAVIYFHGGGWCLGQAGMKSYDHLTRWTSNRLNAVVVSVSYRLAPKYHFPVQFEDVYSVTKFFLQSSILSQYEVDPERVCVAGDSAGGNLAAAVAQQLLEDTEVETKLKAQALIYPALQTLDLNLPSYQENKNKLILPKSLMVKFWSEYFTSDSSLREAMASNRHVPVESSHLFQFVNWSNLLPEELKKDHVYSSPTYGSSELAQKYPGFLDRRAAPLLVSDAQLHRLPLTYILTCEHDVLRDDGVMYARRLQAAGVPVTHDHIKDAFHGAIMFVSGPAELAVGHRLLNRYIEWLNENL, encoded by the exons ATGCACTACATGGAAGTTCTGATGCTGATCACAGCTGCAGAGTACGTTGCGCCCATGTCTGATGAAAACGTTACAGTGATAGACACAGAGTTCAGCAACATTGCTGTCCGTCTGTACCTGCCCCAAAAGGCGTCTGATGGGCTGAGAAGGGCAGTCATCTACTTCCATGGTGGAGGATGGTGCCTAGGACAGGCAG GCATGAAATCCTATGATCATCTGACAAGGTGGACTTCAAACAGGCTAAATGCTGTCGTGGTATCAGTCAG TTACAGGTTGGCACCTAAATACCATTTTCCTGTTCAGTTTGAAGATGTGTATTCCGTAACGAAGTTCTTCCTCCAGAGCAGCATCCTCTCCCAGTATGAGGTGGACCCAGAGCGGGTCTGTGTTGCAGGAGACAGTGCAGGTGGCAATTTagctgcagctgtggcacaACAg CTGTTAGAGGACACTGAAGTGGAAACTAAACTCAAAGCCCAAGCTTTGATTTACCCTGCTCTTCAAACCCTTGACCTAAATTTGCCGTCttaccaagaaaacaaaaacaagctcATTTTACCCAAGTCACTCATGGTCAAGTTCTGGAGTGAGTATTTTACTTCTGATTCATCCCTCAGGGAAGCGATGGCCTCCAACAGGCATGTCCCGGTCGAATCGAGCCACTTGTTTCAGTTTGTAAACTGGAGCAATTTGCTGCCTGAAGAGCTGAAGAAAGATCATGTTTACAGCAGTCCCACCTATGGCAGCTCTGAGCTTGCACAGAAGTACCCAGGATTTCTGGATCGGAGGGCAGCCCCATTGCTGGTGAGTGATGCCCAGCTGCACCGGCTGCCCCTCACCTATATCCTCACCTGCGAGCACGACGTTTTACGGGACGATGGAGTCATGTATGCCAGGCGCCTCCAGGCAGCAGGTGTTCCTGTCACACACGATCACATCAAGGACGCCTTTCATGGAGCGATCATGTTTGTCTCTGGTCCAGCGGAGCTAGCTGTAGGGCACCGGTTGTTGAACAGATATATTGAGTGGTTAAACGAGAATCTATGA
- the SUCNR1 gene encoding succinate receptor 1 isoform X1, whose product MESSTHSASPPGEQCRALCLAGRCSPHKAVNETDSCLLMNGVLKKYYLSTMYSLEFILGFIGNTIVVFGYIFCLKNWKSGNIYLLNLSLSDLLFLCTLPVLVNSYSRHQWAKENILCHSNRFLLHVNLYSSILFLTAISIDRYMLIKHPFRDHFLQKRKTALIVSVAIWIGVVLELLPLIYFLEPVTLANNYKCLDYASSGHPMKSLIYSMFLTVFGFLIPLLIMCCFYVKMVLFLKDRSEQLSSLLTLEKPLNLVILTVVIFSVLFTPYHIMRNVRLASRIPALNISVCMQGTINTIYTITRPIAFLNSAINPVFYFLMGDHFREMLMAKIRQLLSRCTATGK is encoded by the exons ATGGAGAGCAGTACCCATTCCGCCTCACCCCCCGGGGAGCAGTGCCGGGCTCTCTGCCTCGCCGGCCGCTGCAGCCCGCACAAG GCTGTGAATGAGACAGATTCCTGTTTGCTGATGAACGGAGTCctcaaaaaatattatctttccACCATGTACAGCCTTGAGTTCATTTTAGGCTTCATTGGAAACACCATTGTTGTGTTTGGCTAtattttctgcctgaaaaactggaaaagtggCAACATCTACCTGTTAAATTTATCACTGTCAGATTTACTATTTCTGTGTACTCTTCCAGTACTTGTGAACAGCTACTCCAGACATCAGTGGGCAAAGGAGAACATCTTGTGCCACAGCAACAGATTCCTGCTGCATGTGAACCTGTATAGCAGCATCCTTTTCCTCACCGCTATCAGTATTGACCGATACATGCTCATAAAACACCCTTTCAGAGACCATTTTCTACAGAAGAGGAAGACTGCCCTTATTGTGTCTGTTGCCATATGGATCGGGGTGGTACTGGAACTGTTGCCATTGATATATTTCCTGGAGCCTGTAACGCTTGCCAATAATTACAAGTGTCTTGATTATGCAAGTTCTGGACACCCCATGAAAAGCCTCATCTATAGCATGTTCCTGACTGTCTTTGGGTTCCTCATCCCTCTCTTGATCATGTGCTGCTTCTATGTGAAGAtggttctttttcttaaagacaGGAGTGAGCAACTCAGTTCTCTCCTGACACTTGAAAAACCTCTCAATTTAGTCATCCTCACGGTGGTGATCTTCTCTGTGCTCTTTACTCCCTATCACATAATGCGCAATGTCCGACTGGCTTCCCGAATACCAGCCTTGAACATCTCTGTGTGCATGCAGGGCACCATCAACACCATTTATACCATCACAAGACCTATTGCGTTTTTAAACAGTGCCATTAATCCcgttttttatttcttaatgggTGACCACTTCAGAGAGATGCTGATGGCAAAAATAAGGCAGCTCTTGAGCAGATGCACAGCCACAGGCAAATGA
- the SUCNR1 gene encoding succinate receptor 1 isoform X2, which translates to MEGQHAGLAMAVNETDSCLLMNGVLKKYYLSTMYSLEFILGFIGNTIVVFGYIFCLKNWKSGNIYLLNLSLSDLLFLCTLPVLVNSYSRHQWAKENILCHSNRFLLHVNLYSSILFLTAISIDRYMLIKHPFRDHFLQKRKTALIVSVAIWIGVVLELLPLIYFLEPVTLANNYKCLDYASSGHPMKSLIYSMFLTVFGFLIPLLIMCCFYVKMVLFLKDRSEQLSSLLTLEKPLNLVILTVVIFSVLFTPYHIMRNVRLASRIPALNISVCMQGTINTIYTITRPIAFLNSAINPVFYFLMGDHFREMLMAKIRQLLSRCTATGK; encoded by the exons ATGGAGGGGCAGCACGCGGGCCTGGCCATG GCTGTGAATGAGACAGATTCCTGTTTGCTGATGAACGGAGTCctcaaaaaatattatctttccACCATGTACAGCCTTGAGTTCATTTTAGGCTTCATTGGAAACACCATTGTTGTGTTTGGCTAtattttctgcctgaaaaactggaaaagtggCAACATCTACCTGTTAAATTTATCACTGTCAGATTTACTATTTCTGTGTACTCTTCCAGTACTTGTGAACAGCTACTCCAGACATCAGTGGGCAAAGGAGAACATCTTGTGCCACAGCAACAGATTCCTGCTGCATGTGAACCTGTATAGCAGCATCCTTTTCCTCACCGCTATCAGTATTGACCGATACATGCTCATAAAACACCCTTTCAGAGACCATTTTCTACAGAAGAGGAAGACTGCCCTTATTGTGTCTGTTGCCATATGGATCGGGGTGGTACTGGAACTGTTGCCATTGATATATTTCCTGGAGCCTGTAACGCTTGCCAATAATTACAAGTGTCTTGATTATGCAAGTTCTGGACACCCCATGAAAAGCCTCATCTATAGCATGTTCCTGACTGTCTTTGGGTTCCTCATCCCTCTCTTGATCATGTGCTGCTTCTATGTGAAGAtggttctttttcttaaagacaGGAGTGAGCAACTCAGTTCTCTCCTGACACTTGAAAAACCTCTCAATTTAGTCATCCTCACGGTGGTGATCTTCTCTGTGCTCTTTACTCCCTATCACATAATGCGCAATGTCCGACTGGCTTCCCGAATACCAGCCTTGAACATCTCTGTGTGCATGCAGGGCACCATCAACACCATTTATACCATCACAAGACCTATTGCGTTTTTAAACAGTGCCATTAATCCcgttttttatttcttaatgggTGACCACTTCAGAGAGATGCTGATGGCAAAAATAAGGCAGCTCTTGAGCAGATGCACAGCCACAGGCAAATGA